CATGACTCAGCTATATATACTCGTTAATGTGCCTTACAATGAACCCAATGTCTACAAACCCATTTAGACTAAATTACAGGGAAGTCATAAGACTCATAACATCCCAATTACAAGCAAAACCAAAGAATGTCTAGGGCTGAATCCAGCTAAGCACTTAGCTAGGAAAGACACGAAAGAAGGATTAATTCAAAAGCAGAAACAACACCATCTTTGATCAATAACTACTCAAAGGACTTCATTTCACGTTAACTGTTCTACGGCAGTTAAAAAATTGACTTTCAAAAATTGCTCCAAGAACTAAACAATAGATTGTGGAAATGAAACTGTACAAGTTCGTATGATCATAAAAAGCACAAAGCCACTTCTGCAAATTTCCATACAAAAAAATGTTTGGAACTAAGATAGGCAGAATAGTATGAAGTCTGATACATAACATTTCAAAGTTGATCAGGCAAATACCAACAAGTACCATCAACAAGCACACAAGAGCCACAGAATGCATCGAGGATTCGAGGGCCTTAAACAGCAAAGTACTCATCATAAATTCAGAACAGATCACACAAATCTCAATAATGGATTAAAACACTAGAGATACAGCCAATGGATATATTTTTGGTAGATAACAGCTGCAGATCATAACACTATACAGGCAATTACAGAATGAAAATGCTTAAGAGATCCAAAGAGCACAGTAAGAGGTAAAAATGGATTATATCATCATAAGTATCCAGGAAAAATAGTTAGAGAAAATTACCTGGATAGCGAGTTGTGGATGAACATCGGAAACAGCTTTGAAGGCGCTCAAAAACCTCACATGAAACCACATCCAACCCAAACTCCTGAGCAACATTTATAAAATAACCACTCAGCCCTCCTCCAATGGAAATACTCCTCCAAAAGCCAAAGACTTGCTGAACAAGGCAGACAGCCCAAAACTCCCACTCGGACGTGACACAGAGATTTCGGAACGACAAAAACCCCATAGCAAGAGCAAGCCTATATACACGACTACCAACCTCTACATTGCGCTTTACAACCCTATGCTTTGTGTTCTTGAACACGAATCTGGGCCTCATGTGAAACCCTATCCTCGACCAAAATCCCGGGTTTGCTTTACATTGTTTCCCTCCTCTGCTCATGATCACCACTAACCTCACCCTTCCTCTCATCTTCCTCTTCTCTCTTCCCAGCTCCCGCTGTTTTATCTTCTCTGAAAGTTTCCTTTTGAGAGCCCTTCGTTTGGCCCTCAAATGATTAGCCCATATTAACTTCCCCAGCGAAACCGTATAGGATAACAAGGTCGCGCTATCAGCCATGTATAAAAGATACAAAAGCTCTCTACATTGCTTCCTACCTAGATTTTCTAAACTCATCCATATATGGCGACTAAGTTCCTTTGCGATTACAACTTGGAAATCAGCGTTGTACCCCATTAGCAAAATGAATTCAgacactgaaataaaatcaaacaaaaaataagaagAAAACTAAATAATTAACCTACAATTGGGAATAAATTTGTCAAATTAAACCAAAAACAATCACTAGAGTGACAACGACATAGGTAGGAAAACTTACTTTTTTCAGCAATTCTGCTTTTATCTTTATCCGACATCCTACTCATTTTTTCAGGCATCCttcatgcaaaaaaaaaaagagagagagaacaaATCAGGCTTTCAATTTCATCCAAGAGAAAAAATCAAGACAAATTGAAGATAAAGGTAACATTTCTAGACAAAATTGAGCCAAAAATACCTGAAAAACTCAAAATTGAGAGCAAAATTGCTGGTCAGTATATGACAAACAAGCAACTCcactaacaaaaaaaataaaccctagatgtGAATTCCGACAGAATTGACCTAGTTGGAGGAAATCGAAACCAAAATTCTGGGGGGAAACTGGAGAATAGATCGGGAGAAAGCAAAATGGAAAGAAAAGAAGGAACCCTAAGAATGGAATTCTAGGGTTTGAGGTAATTATTTTGCAGAAAATGGAACACTGAAGTTGAGTTTGAGTCTCACTCtaacattctctctcctctt
This Spinacia oleracea cultivar Varoflay chromosome 6, BTI_SOV_V1, whole genome shotgun sequence DNA region includes the following protein-coding sequences:
- the LOC110803617 gene encoding uncharacterized protein, whose translation is MPEKMSRMSDKDKSRIAEKMSEFILLMGYNADFQVVIAKELSRHIWMSLENLGRKQCRELLYLLYMADSATLLSYTVSLGKLIWANHLRAKRRALKRKLSEKIKQRELGREKRKMRGRVRLVVIMSRGGKQCKANPGFWSRIGFHMRPRFVFKNTKHRVVKRNVEVGSRVYRLALAMGFLSFRNLCVTSEWEFWAVCLVQQVFGFWRSISIGGGLSGYFINVAQEFGLDVVSCEVFERLQSCFRCSSTTRYPGYGREYP